Proteins from one Streptomyces sp. NBC_00390 genomic window:
- the galE gene encoding UDP-glucose 4-epimerase GalE gives MSKKYLVTGGAGYVGSVVAQHLLEAGHQVTVLDDLSTGFREGVPAGAHFIEGRIQDAARHLDPSYDAVLHFAAFSQVGESVAKPEKYWANNVGGTMDLLAAMRSAGVRTLVFSSTAATYGEPRSTHITESDPTAPTSPYGASKLAVDHMISGEAAAHGLAAVSLRYFNVAGAYGSCGERHDPESHLIPLVLQVALGRRESISVYGDDYPTPDGTCVRDYIHVADLAEAHLLALDAARAGEHLICNLGNGNGFSVREVIETVRKVTGHPVPEVTAPRRGGDPAVLVASATAAQERLGWRPSRSDLAGIVSDAWAFARGRENGS, from the coding sequence GTGAGCAAGAAGTACCTGGTCACAGGTGGTGCCGGATATGTGGGCAGCGTGGTGGCGCAGCACCTGCTGGAGGCCGGCCACCAGGTGACCGTCCTCGACGACCTCTCCACCGGGTTCCGGGAGGGCGTCCCGGCGGGCGCGCACTTCATCGAGGGCCGCATCCAGGACGCCGCGCGGCATCTCGACCCCAGTTACGACGCCGTGCTCCACTTCGCCGCGTTCTCCCAGGTCGGCGAATCGGTCGCCAAGCCGGAGAAGTACTGGGCGAACAACGTCGGCGGCACGATGGACCTGCTCGCCGCCATGCGCTCGGCCGGGGTGCGCACGCTCGTGTTCTCCTCCACCGCGGCCACCTACGGCGAGCCGCGGTCCACGCACATCACCGAGTCCGACCCGACCGCCCCCACCAGCCCGTACGGCGCCTCCAAGCTCGCCGTCGACCACATGATCAGCGGCGAGGCGGCGGCCCACGGTCTCGCGGCGGTCTCGCTGCGGTACTTCAACGTGGCGGGCGCCTACGGCAGTTGCGGGGAGCGCCACGACCCCGAGTCGCACCTCATCCCGCTCGTCCTGCAGGTCGCCCTGGGCAGGCGCGAGTCCATCTCGGTCTACGGGGACGACTATCCGACCCCCGACGGCACCTGCGTCCGTGACTACATCCATGTCGCCGACCTCGCCGAGGCCCATCTGCTCGCCCTGGACGCCGCCCGCGCCGGCGAGCACCTGATCTGCAACCTCGGCAACGGCAACGGCTTCTCGGTGCGCGAGGTCATCGAGACCGTGCGCAAGGTCACCGGCCACCCGGTGCCCGAGGTCACGGCCCCGCGCCGGGGCGGCGACCCGGCGGTCCTGGTCGCCTCGGCCACCGCTGCCCAGGAGCGCCTGGGCTGGCGGCCGAGCCGTTCGGACCTCGCCGGCATCGTGTCGGACGCCTGGGCCTTCGCCCGCGGGAGGGAGAACGGGTCATGA
- the galK gene encoding galactokinase: MSDGVWAAPGRVNLIGEHTDYNDGFVMPFALPHTTIATAARRDDGLLRLHSANAAGGTVHLRVADLAPGSPGGWSDYPAGVVWALRDAGHPVGGADIHYESTVPAGAGLSSSAALEVVTALALSDLYELGLERQCIARLCRRAENVYVGAPTGIMDQTASACCTAGHALHLDTRDLAQRQIPFDLAAHGLSLLVVDTRVQHSHSEGEYGKRRAGCEAGAAALGVDVLRDVPYAALDAALARLDDPEVRGLVRHVVTENHRVERVIAHLEAGEAEAIGPVLTEGHASLRDDFRVSCRELDLVVDSALTAGALGARMTGGGFGGSAIVLTRTPAAGAVSQAVLEEFEARSLTAPRIFSAAPAAGAKRLS; this comes from the coding sequence ATGAGCGACGGTGTGTGGGCGGCGCCCGGAAGGGTGAATCTGATCGGTGAACACACCGACTACAACGACGGGTTCGTGATGCCCTTCGCGCTGCCGCACACCACGATCGCCACTGCCGCCCGCCGCGACGACGGGCTGCTGCGGCTGCACTCGGCGAACGCCGCGGGCGGCACGGTGCATCTGCGCGTGGCCGACCTCGCGCCCGGCAGCCCCGGCGGCTGGAGCGACTACCCGGCAGGCGTCGTCTGGGCCCTGCGCGACGCCGGCCATCCGGTAGGCGGCGCCGACATCCACTACGAGTCGACCGTGCCCGCCGGGGCGGGCCTGTCATCCTCGGCGGCGCTGGAGGTCGTCACCGCGCTGGCCCTGAGCGACCTGTACGAACTGGGCCTGGAGCGGCAGTGCATCGCCCGGCTGTGCCGGCGTGCCGAGAACGTCTATGTCGGCGCGCCCACGGGGATCATGGACCAGACGGCCTCCGCCTGCTGCACCGCGGGCCATGCGCTGCACCTGGACACCCGCGATCTCGCCCAGCGGCAGATCCCCTTCGACCTGGCGGCGCACGGCCTGAGCCTGCTGGTCGTCGACACCCGCGTCCAGCACTCCCACAGCGAGGGCGAGTACGGCAAACGGCGGGCGGGCTGTGAGGCGGGGGCCGCCGCGCTCGGCGTCGATGTCCTGCGGGACGTTCCCTACGCAGCCCTGGACGCGGCCCTGGCGCGTCTCGACGACCCCGAGGTACGCGGCCTGGTGCGTCATGTCGTCACCGAGAACCACCGGGTCGAGCGGGTGATCGCCCACCTGGAGGCGGGCGAGGCCGAGGCGATCGGCCCGGTGCTGACCGAGGGCCATGCGTCCCTGCGCGACGACTTCCGGGTCTCCTGCCGGGAACTGGACCTCGTCGTCGACTCGGCGCTGACCGCGGGCGCGCTGGGCGCACGGATGACGGGCGGCGGATTCGGCGGCTCGGCGATCGTGCTGACGCGGACGCCCGCGGCCGGTGCGGTGTCGCAGGCTGTTCTCGAGGAGTTCGAGGCGCGGTCGCTCACCGCGCCCCGGATCTTCTCCGCCGCTCCGGCGGCGGGCGCAAAGCGTCTTTCCTGA
- a CDS encoding response regulator transcription factor: MVRIRVLVVDDHRIFAESLAAALAAEPDVEVAAAGSGPAALRCMERAAAEGRRFDVMLVDADLGAAAPPAAQSLTQGVPRAVAVPLARAVPDGGEEAIVDGIALVAGVRATRPGVRTVVLAEKDDPGRAALALQAGASGWVAKDCSLQRLLAVIRGVLRDETHLAPALLTGVLRELTAARKHRTESEQLVESLTPREREVLRCMVAGLGRKAVAERLFLSPHTVRTHMQNVLGKLGVHSTLAAVALARRAGVGPVDLAGDVVERGGQLA; encoded by the coding sequence CTGGTGCGTATCCGGGTCCTGGTGGTGGATGACCACCGCATCTTCGCCGAGTCGCTCGCCGCGGCTCTGGCTGCCGAGCCCGATGTCGAGGTGGCCGCGGCCGGCAGCGGTCCTGCCGCGCTGCGCTGCATGGAGCGGGCGGCGGCCGAAGGGCGCAGGTTCGATGTGATGCTTGTCGACGCCGATCTGGGCGCGGCCGCGCCGCCCGCCGCGCAGTCCTTGACCCAGGGAGTTCCCCGGGCCGTCGCGGTTCCGCTTGCCCGCGCCGTGCCGGACGGCGGCGAGGAGGCGATCGTCGACGGGATAGCCCTGGTCGCCGGGGTCCGCGCGACCCGCCCCGGGGTGCGCACGGTCGTGCTGGCGGAGAAGGACGACCCGGGCCGGGCCGCGCTGGCGCTTCAGGCGGGCGCCTCGGGCTGGGTCGCCAAGGACTGTTCGCTGCAGCGGCTGCTCGCGGTGATCCGCGGTGTGCTGCGGGACGAGACGCATCTTGCGCCCGCCCTGCTCACCGGCGTACTGCGGGAGTTGACGGCCGCGCGCAAGCACCGCACGGAGAGCGAGCAGCTCGTGGAGTCGCTCACCCCGCGCGAGCGGGAGGTGCTGCGCTGCATGGTTGCGGGCCTGGGGCGCAAGGCTGTCGCCGAGCGCCTGTTCCTGTCCCCGCATACGGTGCGTACACACATGCAGAACGTGCTCGGGAAACTCGGAGTGCACTCCACGCTGGCCGCCGTGGCGCTGGCCCGGCGGGCCGGGGTCGGACCGGTCGACCTAGCCGGGGATGTTGTCGAACGGGGCGGTCAACTGGCGTAG
- a CDS encoding MarR family winged helix-turn-helix transcriptional regulator — translation MEDEVDRLVAAWRRERPDLDVEPLEVLSRVSRLARHLDRARRLAFAEHQLEPWEFDVLTSLRRAGAPYQLSPGQLLTQTLVTSGTMTNRIDRLAKKNLVERLPDPSDRRGVLVRLTPEGRDRADQALAGLLAQERSILSELSRAQRGELAGLLRQLTAPFDNIPG, via the coding sequence ATGGAGGACGAGGTCGATCGACTGGTCGCAGCTTGGCGCCGAGAGCGCCCCGACCTCGACGTGGAACCGCTCGAGGTGCTCAGCCGCGTCTCCAGGCTCGCCCGCCACCTCGACCGTGCCCGCCGCCTCGCGTTCGCCGAGCACCAGCTCGAGCCATGGGAGTTCGACGTACTGACCTCACTGCGGCGCGCGGGGGCTCCGTACCAGCTCTCGCCCGGCCAGTTGCTCACCCAGACGCTCGTCACGTCGGGCACGATGACCAATCGCATCGACCGGCTCGCCAAGAAGAACCTGGTCGAGCGGCTCCCCGACCCCAGCGACCGGCGCGGGGTACTGGTCCGCCTCACCCCAGAGGGGCGCGACCGCGCCGACCAGGCACTGGCCGGACTGCTCGCCCAGGAGCGTTCGATCCTCTCCGAGCTGTCGCGTGCCCAGCGTGGTGAACTGGCCGGGCTGCTACGCCAGTTGACCGCCCCGTTCGACAACATCCCCGGCTAG
- a CDS encoding trans-aconitate 2-methyltransferase, giving the protein MYSVPTWDPQQYLRHAGHRTRPFLDMLARIPQLPSGRRPPRIADIGCGPGNVTVLLADRWPDARITGFDLSPEMLAQAQKEYAGTTAGGGWLDFRPADAAHWTPDDQYDLIVSNAALQWVPNHPESFKVWIDGLTPGGTFAFQVPGNFTAPSHALLGELCESPRWRSRLGDHGRRFVHILEPAEYLTRLAALGCDADAWETTYLQLLGGEDPVLDWVKGTALRPVLTELAGDPDATARFLDEYRELLRRAYPRGPHGTVFPFRRIFAVARKVS; this is encoded by the coding sequence ATGTATTCCGTACCCACCTGGGACCCGCAGCAGTACCTGCGCCATGCCGGGCATCGCACACGGCCATTCCTGGACATGCTGGCCCGGATACCCCAGCTCCCGTCCGGCCGTCGTCCGCCCCGCATCGCCGACATCGGCTGCGGCCCCGGCAATGTCACGGTGCTCCTCGCCGACCGCTGGCCCGACGCCCGGATCACCGGCTTCGACCTCTCGCCCGAGATGCTCGCCCAGGCGCAGAAGGAGTACGCGGGCACCACCGCCGGCGGTGGCTGGCTGGACTTCAGGCCCGCCGACGCCGCGCACTGGACCCCCGACGACCAGTACGACCTCATCGTCTCGAACGCCGCACTGCAGTGGGTGCCCAACCACCCCGAGTCGTTCAAGGTCTGGATCGACGGACTCACCCCCGGCGGCACCTTCGCCTTCCAGGTCCCCGGCAACTTCACCGCACCCAGCCACGCACTCCTCGGCGAACTGTGCGAGTCCCCGCGATGGCGCAGCAGGCTCGGCGACCACGGCCGGCGCTTCGTCCACATACTGGAGCCCGCCGAGTACCTCACCCGGCTCGCGGCCCTCGGCTGCGACGCCGACGCCTGGGAGACGACGTACCTCCAACTCCTCGGCGGCGAGGACCCGGTGCTGGACTGGGTCAAGGGGACCGCCCTGCGCCCGGTGCTGACCGAGCTCGCCGGCGACCCGGACGCGACGGCCCGATTCCTCGACGAGTACCGGGAGCTGCTGCGCCGGGCCTATCCGCGCGGCCCGCACGGCACGGTGTTCCCGTTCCGCCGGATCTTCGCCGTGGCACGGAAGGTGAGCTGA
- a CDS encoding TetR/AcrR family transcriptional regulator, with product MIEHVASDGSSSTRTGKTDQPRPSGSRRSRRVRMTGAERREQLLDIGRTLFAEKGFEGTSVEEIAAKAGVSKPVVYEHFGGKEGLYAVVVDREMRQLLDMVTGALTAGHPRELLEQAAFALLDYIEAYTDGFRILVRDSPVAQSTGTFASLISDIATQVEDILGTEFKNRGFDPKLAPLYAQALVGMVALTGQWWLDARRPKKAEVAAHLVNLAWHGLDGLEPKPRLIGHRKS from the coding sequence ATGATTGAGCACGTGGCGAGCGACGGCAGTTCCAGTACCAGGACCGGCAAAACTGACCAGCCCCGGCCTTCCGGGAGCAGGCGCTCCCGCAGGGTGCGCATGACCGGCGCGGAGCGCCGCGAGCAGCTGCTGGACATCGGCCGCACCCTCTTCGCGGAGAAGGGCTTCGAGGGCACGTCGGTCGAGGAGATCGCGGCGAAGGCCGGGGTGTCCAAGCCGGTGGTGTACGAGCACTTCGGCGGCAAGGAGGGCCTGTACGCGGTGGTGGTCGACCGTGAGATGCGCCAGCTGCTGGACATGGTGACGGGCGCGCTGACGGCGGGCCATCCGCGCGAGTTGCTGGAGCAGGCGGCCTTCGCGCTGCTGGACTACATCGAGGCGTACACGGACGGCTTCCGGATCCTGGTGCGGGATTCGCCGGTGGCGCAGTCGACGGGCACGTTCGCGTCGCTGATCAGCGATATCGCGACCCAGGTGGAGGACATCCTGGGCACGGAGTTCAAGAACCGCGGCTTCGACCCGAAGCTCGCACCGCTGTACGCACAGGCGCTGGTGGGCATGGTGGCGCTGACCGGTCAGTGGTGGCTGGACGCCCGCCGTCCGAAGAAGGCCGAGGTGGCGGCCCATCTGGTGAATCTGGCCTGGCACGGCCTGGACGGTCTGGAGCCCAAGCCGCGGCTGATCGGGCACCGCAAGAGCTGA
- a CDS encoding acyl-CoA desaturase translates to MTTSPDLLDDVSEAPAADLTSATLSGDSKGSMEQFALLLFITVPFLALLAAVPLAWGWGVSWLDLGLLVVMYYIGCHGITIGFHRYFTHGSFKAKRPLRIALAIMGSLAVEGPLVRWVADHRKHHKFSDAEGDPHSPWRYGETVPALMKGLWWAHIGWMFDRERTPQNKYAPDLIKDPALRRISRHFIYWTVLSLAIPPLVGGLVTMSWWGAFTAFFWGSLVRVALLHHVTWSINSICHAVGKRPFKSRDRSGNVWWLAVLSCGESWHNLHHADPTSARHGVLRGQVDSSARIIRWFEQLGWAYDVRWPEASRIAARRKDSAAEAA, encoded by the coding sequence ATGACCACAAGTCCTGATCTGCTCGACGACGTCTCGGAGGCGCCGGCGGCCGACCTCACCTCCGCCACCCTCAGCGGGGACAGCAAGGGGTCGATGGAGCAGTTCGCCCTCCTGCTGTTCATCACGGTGCCCTTCCTCGCACTGCTCGCCGCTGTGCCGCTGGCCTGGGGCTGGGGCGTGAGCTGGCTCGATCTGGGGCTGCTGGTGGTGATGTACTACATCGGCTGCCACGGCATCACGATCGGCTTCCACCGGTATTTCACCCACGGTTCCTTCAAGGCCAAGCGGCCGCTGCGGATCGCGCTGGCGATCATGGGTTCACTGGCGGTCGAGGGCCCGCTGGTGCGCTGGGTCGCCGATCACCGCAAGCACCACAAGTTCTCCGACGCCGAGGGCGACCCGCACTCGCCGTGGCGGTACGGGGAGACGGTCCCGGCCCTGATGAAGGGCCTGTGGTGGGCGCACATCGGCTGGATGTTCGACCGGGAGCGGACCCCGCAGAACAAGTACGCCCCGGATCTGATCAAGGACCCGGCGCTGCGCCGGATCTCGCGCCACTTCATCTACTGGACGGTGCTGTCCCTGGCGATCCCTCCGCTGGTCGGCGGCCTGGTGACGATGTCCTGGTGGGGCGCGTTCACCGCGTTCTTCTGGGGTTCGCTGGTACGGGTCGCCCTGCTGCACCACGTCACCTGGTCGATCAACTCGATCTGCCACGCGGTCGGCAAGCGCCCGTTCAAGTCACGTGACCGTTCGGGCAACGTGTGGTGGCTGGCGGTGCTGTCGTGCGGCGAGTCCTGGCACAACCTGCACCACGCCGATCCGACGAGCGCCCGGCACGGGGTGCTGCGCGGTCAGGTCGACTCCAGCGCCCGGATCATCCGCTGGTTCGAGCAGCTGGGCTGGGCGTACGACGTCCGCTGGCCGGAGGCGTCCCGCATTGCGGCCCGCCGCAAGGACAGCGCCGCAGAAGCGGCATGA